Proteins encoded in a region of the Paenibacillus sp. E222 genome:
- a CDS encoding ABC transporter permease: MVKSNRFTKLLLYIFAGAVAVYLLLPLLMILLTSVGSGSASTFPPEGLTLKWYANLGEQTQFLVAFKNSLIASTGAVLLALITGTLVALAIVHYPFPGAGILRAFFVSPMVMPKITLGIAYLILFSKMHIAGGLLALILGEAVIVLPFVLTLVGSALANLQPAHREAAADLGAGPLRIFFTITLPQLRLSMLLSGSIAFVFTFDQVEAALLLLRQDSYTLPIQLFLYMEKWQDPTIAVVSVVLIAFALALFMIIKLVLRSVPGLDSLFGGRKNKRRSGL, from the coding sequence ATGGTTAAATCGAACAGGTTCACCAAGCTGCTGCTCTATATATTTGCAGGGGCCGTGGCGGTTTACCTACTATTACCATTGCTTATGATCCTATTGACATCGGTAGGTTCCGGATCGGCCAGTACATTCCCGCCGGAAGGTCTTACCCTGAAGTGGTATGCGAATCTGGGAGAGCAGACTCAATTTCTGGTTGCATTTAAGAACAGTTTGATCGCCTCCACAGGAGCGGTACTGCTGGCGCTGATTACCGGAACACTTGTGGCGCTGGCTATCGTGCATTACCCTTTCCCGGGTGCTGGCATCTTGAGAGCCTTTTTTGTATCCCCAATGGTTATGCCAAAAATCACGCTCGGTATTGCGTACCTAATTTTGTTCTCCAAAATGCATATTGCAGGTGGATTGTTAGCTCTTATTTTGGGTGAAGCGGTCATCGTGCTTCCATTCGTGCTAACGCTTGTAGGCAGTGCATTGGCCAACCTGCAGCCCGCACACCGAGAGGCGGCTGCAGACCTTGGAGCAGGTCCACTGCGTATCTTTTTTACAATCACATTGCCACAGCTTAGGCTATCTATGCTCCTTTCAGGGTCAATTGCATTTGTCTTCACTTTTGACCAGGTAGAGGCTGCATTACTGCTGCTTCGTCAGGACAGCTACACCTTGCCAATACAACTGTTCCTGTACATGGAGAAGTGGCAGGACCCAACGATCGCGGTTGTATCTGTCGTACTTATCGCTTTTGCACTGGCCTTGTTCATGATCATCAAGCTGGTATTGCGCTCAGTACCCGGACTTGATAGTTTGTTTGGGGGCAGGAAAAACAAAAGGAGGTCTGGATTATGA
- a CDS encoding ABC transporter permease, translating into MNRIADRIVNLYSSKNRRWITQLLLLLPALVLMGIVYLGGLLIFGRYSFDIYENGKLIRGWEWDAYRAFLSDPYYWKLIGTTFRVAFKVTLWSLLLAYPLAYCIASLKKPGMKQLLLLLTFLPLLVSAVVRSYGWQLLLSKQGFMNWIFIRLGITDEGFSMINNETGVIVALVHIFLPFMVFPILNVLSQSDASLKAAAQDLGAGSWRTFLTITLPLSARGIASGVQIVFTLCLTAFTTPQLIGGGRVMTLPVFIYQRTLDTNWPMAAVASIFLLVSSIIVSLLVNKGAEMMMFRRSRKGGQAYG; encoded by the coding sequence ATGAATCGGATTGCGGATCGGATCGTGAATCTGTATTCATCCAAAAACCGTCGGTGGATTACCCAGTTGCTGCTTCTGCTGCCTGCTCTCGTCCTGATGGGCATCGTGTATCTAGGTGGTCTGCTTATTTTTGGCAGGTACAGTTTTGATATCTATGAAAATGGCAAGCTCATCCGGGGCTGGGAGTGGGATGCCTATCGGGCTTTTCTGTCCGATCCTTACTATTGGAAGCTGATAGGCACCACATTTCGCGTTGCCTTCAAAGTTACACTATGGAGCCTGCTGCTTGCATACCCGCTAGCCTATTGTATTGCCAGCCTGAAGAAACCGGGCATGAAGCAATTGCTGCTGCTGCTTACGTTTCTTCCGCTGCTGGTCAGCGCGGTTGTTCGATCTTATGGTTGGCAGCTGTTGCTATCCAAACAGGGCTTCATGAACTGGATATTCATACGACTTGGAATCACGGATGAAGGCTTCAGTATGATAAATAACGAGACTGGTGTAATAGTCGCACTTGTTCATATTTTTCTGCCATTCATGGTCTTTCCGATCCTGAATGTATTGTCACAAAGTGACGCTTCGCTGAAAGCGGCTGCTCAGGATCTGGGAGCAGGAAGCTGGCGGACATTCCTGACGATTACCCTGCCTTTATCAGCGAGAGGTATTGCTAGCGGGGTCCAAATTGTATTCACGCTATGCCTCACGGCCTTTACAACGCCTCAACTGATTGGTGGAGGCAGAGTCATGACACTCCCGGTATTTATTTACCAGCGAACACTGGATACCAACTGGCCGATGGCTGCGGTAGCAAGTATATTCTTGCTCGTTTCTTCCATCATCGTTTCACTTTTGGTCAATAAAGGAGCGGAAATGATGATGTTCCGTCGTTCCCGGAAGGGAGGGCAGGCTTATGGTTAA
- a CDS encoding ABC transporter ATP-binding protein gives MSSEQEPVSIETRGVSKTYGERAAVNHVSLQVKKGEFVSLLGPSGCGKTTLLRMLGGLEQPDQGSILLGGRDVTGIPAYGRNSNMIFQQLALFPHMDVFNNIAYGLKVKKLPKADIRRQVHEMLELVQLGDYGRRAVSQLSGGQAQRVAIARALINRPEVLLLDEPLSALDMQLRLDMQRELKRIQREFGGTFIFVTHDQNEAMNMSDRIGVMRAGKLLQYATPDEIYERPADSFVAKFIGDTNLLATTVLGQEENGIQVECFGYSLLVKTSEGTPVALVGAQHSLSIRNEYIRLGEDANSCLNKLDGRVIEAVYGGANIRYTIQIAEGFLVQASVLHQRGASRYSPGEPIRIGFDPEDALLLSEPLLHDRVQEEGI, from the coding sequence ATGAGTAGTGAACAAGAACCCGTTTCCATTGAAACAAGAGGAGTCTCAAAGACCTACGGAGAGCGAGCCGCGGTTAACCATGTATCACTGCAGGTGAAGAAGGGAGAATTCGTTTCCCTGTTAGGTCCGAGTGGCTGCGGCAAAACAACACTTCTGCGGATGCTTGGCGGACTTGAGCAACCGGATCAGGGGAGCATTTTGCTGGGAGGTCGTGATGTAACCGGCATTCCGGCCTATGGTCGTAACAGCAACATGATTTTTCAACAGCTTGCGCTATTCCCGCATATGGACGTATTCAACAACATCGCTTATGGGCTAAAGGTGAAGAAGTTACCGAAAGCCGATATCAGGAGACAGGTACACGAAATGTTAGAGCTGGTACAACTCGGGGATTATGGCAGACGAGCTGTTTCCCAGTTGTCCGGGGGGCAGGCTCAACGCGTAGCCATTGCTCGCGCATTAATCAACAGACCCGAAGTTTTGCTGCTCGATGAGCCACTTTCCGCACTGGACATGCAGCTGCGTCTGGATATGCAGCGCGAACTGAAACGCATACAACGAGAGTTCGGCGGTACGTTCATCTTTGTAACGCATGATCAGAATGAAGCCATGAATATGTCAGACCGGATCGGTGTCATGCGCGCTGGCAAGCTGCTGCAATATGCTACACCTGATGAAATCTATGAAAGACCGGCAGACAGCTTCGTGGCCAAGTTCATCGGCGATACCAACCTTCTGGCTACAACGGTGCTTGGACAGGAGGAGAATGGAATCCAGGTTGAATGCTTCGGGTATTCGCTGCTGGTGAAGACAAGTGAGGGCACCCCGGTTGCCCTAGTAGGTGCCCAGCACTCGTTGTCCATTCGCAACGAATATATTCGTCTTGGAGAGGATGCAAACTCTTGCCTGAACAAGCTGGATGGTCGTGTCATAGAAGCAGTATACGGCGGGGCAAATATCCGTTACACGATCCAGATTGCTGAGGGGTTTCTGGTTCAGGCCAGTGTACTGCACCAGCGGGGAGCCTCTCGTTATAGCCCGGGGGAGCCGATTCGGATTGGCTTTGATCCGGAGGACGCGCTCTTGTTATCCGAACCGTTGCTGCATGATCGGGTACAGGAGGAAGGGATATGA
- a CDS encoding PotD/PotF family extracellular solute-binding protein encodes MFKSNKKRFLSLASLTLAGTLVLSACGGASSSSNTAGESDGGSGDKVKLTMFIWAGSNQDVVPKEVVANYVKEHPNVEVTFEESSNAVMYPKMVAGKQADPNNPVVNFGYFNADATAKGLNDDMWEPLDTSIVTNIKDIPDQFHKPDNKGVVWGVSSFALVYNKDLVKTPPTSWNDLWDNEEFKGKTALWDYMFYSYISPLLAVKGQELGASYENPEPAFQFWADHSDQIGTLVTSNDQLKALLESGDALIAPFSAQVAQTWIDGGSPLAVAYPSEGAISFPYTLQVVKGSTPEQTRVANEIINELLSADALSQYAEATGTPVTSTTAAVPDKYKDDLSFSVETQSNGINPDWDVLAQNSSSWKELWDRLVKTKLQ; translated from the coding sequence ATGTTTAAATCAAACAAGAAACGCTTTCTCAGCCTCGCCTCACTGACACTGGCCGGTACACTGGTGCTTTCAGCATGCGGTGGAGCAAGCAGCTCCAGCAATACAGCAGGAGAGTCCGACGGAGGAAGCGGAGACAAGGTTAAACTGACCATGTTTATCTGGGCTGGCTCCAATCAGGATGTCGTTCCAAAAGAAGTGGTTGCAAATTACGTCAAAGAGCATCCAAACGTCGAGGTTACCTTTGAGGAATCATCCAACGCAGTCATGTATCCGAAAATGGTCGCTGGCAAGCAGGCAGATCCCAACAATCCGGTTGTCAACTTTGGTTACTTTAACGCAGATGCGACGGCAAAAGGCTTGAACGATGATATGTGGGAGCCACTGGATACAAGCATCGTGACCAATATCAAGGATATCCCGGATCAGTTCCACAAGCCTGACAATAAGGGTGTCGTGTGGGGAGTTTCGAGCTTCGCTCTCGTCTATAACAAAGACCTTGTAAAAACACCACCAACAAGTTGGAACGATCTGTGGGATAACGAGGAATTCAAAGGCAAAACCGCACTCTGGGACTACATGTTCTATTCCTATATTTCTCCACTTCTTGCAGTCAAAGGACAGGAGCTTGGCGCATCGTATGAGAATCCTGAGCCAGCATTCCAATTCTGGGCAGATCACAGTGACCAGATCGGCACATTGGTTACATCCAATGACCAGTTGAAGGCTCTCCTGGAGTCGGGCGATGCTCTGATTGCTCCTTTCAGTGCACAGGTTGCACAGACATGGATTGATGGCGGTTCTCCACTCGCTGTAGCGTATCCGAGCGAAGGAGCCATTTCTTTCCCGTACACACTTCAGGTTGTGAAGGGGTCAACACCTGAGCAGACACGTGTAGCCAACGAAATTATTAATGAGCTGCTGAGCGCAGACGCGCTGTCACAATACGCTGAAGCAACAGGTACACCGGTAACCAGCACAACTGCTGCCGTTCCGGATAAGTACAAGGACGATCTTTCCTTCTCCGTGGAAACACAGAGTAACGGGATCAATCCGGACTGGGATGTTCTTGCTCAGAACAGCTCTTCCTGGAAGGAACTATGGGACCGACTCGTCAAAACCAAACTTCAATAA